CCTGCCGTCCGAATCTATCTGGTACCGTCACATCTCAACGTAGTACGCGAATCAGAGTATGCCTGAGCAAACATTCGCGGGTGTGTTCCTCTTTAGTATATTTGCCGATGCAGGTGTCTCCCTAGGTATATGCGTAttgtgtgcatgcacgcatatCGCTGGTCTTTTTTGGCTTGTCTCTTTGTCCTCCTAGGCATGTGTATACATGTGACTGCAGCGTGCAAGGGAATTCAGGCTTTGCAAGCTCTTGCGCCTACCGAGAACGCCTCTGGTGCCAAGTGTTGCCCGCAGGTCCTCAACAGAGTTGGCCTCAAAGAGGGGCCGCCCAGCAAGCACCTCAAAGAGAAGGACGCCCAGCTGCCACATGTCTGCAGTCGTTCGCATTCCTGCGGTCGCTCCCTGGAAAGCAGGCAGCAACTCCTCGGGGGGCAGGTAGCACAGAGGGACGCCAGGAGGCAGCGCCACCCGTTGCGAatccgcgtcgtcctctccagggccgcgtcggctgctgtccgcagccgccttcgcggttCCCTCCCctgctcgccggcgctctGGTCTTTGCCGAAGAATGCGATACGGACAGGGAAGGCCCAACCGGGCCTTCACTTGGCAGGACGGCGAGCAGGGGGCtcgcggagagggcgaggccgccatcgcagacgacggcgaggcggttTGAGGCAAAGTCAGTCGCGCGCGACCCCGCATGGCAGCGCACAAGCGTTCGTTTTTTGCCGGCAGATGAAGCGGAACTGGCTGGCGAAGACTCCTTGCCTGGTGGAGATCTCGCTGTGACCTACCGGTGGCgtggagacgctgcagaTTCCTCAGAAGCTGCACAGTCCACGTGCGCAGGCGGTGCTCGTcacgcggaggctgcagagaggcggacgGACCCCCGCCGCGGACAGACGCTGACTCAGCGGCCTGCGGCACTGGCAAAACTAACGACGGAGGAGGGGAAACCAAGAGCTGGAAGCGGGCAGGAGACGAAGCGTGGGCGCCCAGGGaagccggcggagaggcaggcagtTCGCTGGAGCGAGACGGGTAGCCAGACAATCCCGCTGGCAATGGGGACAGTCGTGGGGGTCTTAGGGGCTTGGGCGGGGGTTCccaaggcgcggcggcgtgcggctTCACCGGTCGCGCCACAGAGGACCCCGGAGTTCGcatttctcgctctctctctggggGGCGCTGTGGAGCCGGCGAAAGGGATTGAATTTTTGATTCGCGTATCGGCTCGGCGGCCCCTCGGGCACGAATGCGTGAGCACGAAGGGAGGCGGTGCGGAGGAGACACGTGGTGGGGCTTTCTCTCAAGGTGTCGTTCCCTGCGagcggctgcttctcgctctcctctggaGTGTGCCTCCGTGCGCCTCGGCGGATCTGCAGCGGGCCTTTCTGGTGTCGGTGCATCTTTTCCAGACGAGCCGGCCCATCGCAGCCGGGAAGCGGTGGCTGCGACCCATCTCGCCTCCAaccgctgctgcttctccagcgccagcagcgcgcgctgctggctTGGCCACGACTTGCCAGTGAGGTAGGCAGGCGCCAGGAAGCggtttctccctctctcgtcttccagTGCTGTGTCCTCCCCAAGCCCTTGCTGTGACTTGTGGTGGCGCATCACTGCAGTCTCGACTTCCAACTCAGGAAGCGCATGACTGGGCAACGCTGCGAGCGAGTCCCTGGCTTCTCCCCGGTTCTTaacgcgcctctccgcgttttCTTTGAGTGCGACGTTGAGCCAGCCGCCTCCCCGGTGCCCCAGGTCCCGCTGCCGACCGGAGTAGCGGTGagcgagcgcctccaccTGTCTGCGAATGCTCTCCTGTGCCTCGTGGAGCCccggccgcggagcctcgagggggggcctcgcgcctccaggcTTCATTGCGGGCCTGGACGCAGACACGGGCGTTGGGctaggcggcgcagggcagagcgcgcccgcgcctccccccctcggCGGCAAGCGACGCCCGGCGGGCCGATGGGCGCTGAccccgcgccttccgcgacgCGTTTAGCCGCGTGCGAGGCCCCGTTGCAGAGTACAATCTCACCCTTTTCATTCAGGAGACTCTCCACGGCGAGCGTCAGCGGCTTCAGCCGCAGTtggtctctctcttcgcgccttctttcCCACTCCTCTTGTTCGGCCTCGAGAGCTCGGAACTCTCTGCTCTTCAGACTCGGCTGCCTTCCTGGAGGAGTCCCTTGTGGCAAGGTAGTTCCGTCGAGAACTCCCCGAGCGTcaggcgcctctgcttcttcccccctgcgcgtcgcttgcTCCTGGCATTCGCTCTTCTGGGTGTCGGTCCCCGGCGTGTTTGTGCCCTTCGCCTCGTGGCCGGGTTTTCCGGAGTCCGTTCGCTTGCCGGCTCTCTCCGTGCGCGAACAGGTGGTCGCCTCAGAAAACAGTGATCGCCGACGTGACGGCAAAGACGATGGAAGGCGCTCGGTACtgtccgccgcagcgtgggagagagacgacgacgaaaaaAGTCCCTGAAGCCGGCCTTTGGTcagccgcctccctcctcccgtGCGGCTCTGGCCTCTCTCAGAGGCCACTCGCGTGTTGTGCCTCTGCCCTGGAGCGACCCGCATGTCTCTTTCAGGTTGTGGGGCCTCGTTGGCGAGACTGGCTCTTCGGCGCTGCATCCGCATGCGCATTCGCCTTTGCCTCCGGTTTCGGCGGCTCTCAGTCGCCTGCTCAATGGCTTCGAGTTGTAGGAAGTGATGCTGGAAAAGGGCCAGGTCGTAGTCGGCTTCTGTCGCTCTTCGAAACGCGAATTCTTCATCGCTTTCTCCTTGTGAgtgcgccgcagcttcgccgcgcgccaggaAGACGCCTCCTCTCCAGAGGCCGAACATGCGCATCCAGTTAAGCGTCGTTGCTGCGTCACGCGGGTCACGCTTCAGCGCGTTGGTTTCCACGAAGCGCCCGCTTCGTTGGTTCGCTTGCAGCgggtcgtcgtcgtcgtccagCATGCGCAGGGCCCCGCCGTCGAGCGTGAACTTTGGCGCCTCGTTCCGTCCGGCCAGAAAGTACCCGCCAATGATTCCGCCGTCGAAACCGCTGTCTGGCAGAGTGCCCTCTCGGTCGGGCTTCTgcggcgacccgcgcggcgcgtcgtcttctgctaAGTCGCTCTCTACTTCGCTGTCCGGCCTGAAGCCAGCCcctttccgcctcgctcttgACGTGTtagcagcaggcggcgccgcgtagGCGTCCCCCGAGGccagacgcgggcgacgcggtgCATAAAGGGGCTGGCAGAAGTGCCCGCGGTATTCCTCGTGTTTATGCTTGAAGAGGCGAACGACGGAGGTGGCGATGAGAACCGGCTGCGGCACAGTCTCAGCTCCGCGCGGGGCCGGCAAGCACGCGACGCAGGACGCGTAGAGATTCAAGACGACGACGGTTTCTCTGCCTTCGAGAGATTTCTTGCCTTGCCGCTTGGGGCCGCGAAGCACGGACTCCGACCCCGAAGAGGTCTCGGAGACCTCGCTGGTCGTCGTCTCGTCTGCGCTCGAGCTccaggaaggcgaggacgactCTCCGCGCGTCACCTCTTCCAAGTCGCGTCGCTTGGTGGGACGCGGGGGTAGCGGAACAGTCTCCGAGCTGTAATTTTCGTACATGGGGCGAAGCAGGAGGGGAGAGAACGTGCACGGCAGCGCGACAGGAAGGTCTCCGCCGGAAAACGGGTTCTCCACGAGCGCATCCATCGCCTCGGGGGTCCCACGAGCCGATCTGTCGTCGTTGGCGGCACGACGGCAAAGCTCCGGCTGCAGCTTGAGCACGCGGGTACCCATGTTCGAGACCGCCATGGCACACGCCGAGATGCAGCCCCCTGCATTCGCAATGTGGCCTGCATTGTGGCGATACATCGGCCCCGTGACCATGTCGcccggctgcgcgccggcgccgactcCCTCGCCTGACGCTTCAGCCGCTCGCCCCTCGGGCGACTCGCTGTCCGCCTGCTTGCTGAGCCCAAAGaaggccttcgcgccgctgtcttctccacggctgccgcggacCCCCTGACGAAGCTGCATCGGCGGCGAGTAGTGCGAATACGGACTAGAGGGCTTGACAGCGAATTGGCTGCACGGGGAGGACAGAGAGGTCGACTCGAAAGAGGCTTTTCCCGAGAACAAGCCGGGCAGGGGCCCTCCGCGAAAGCGGTCGCGGGAAGACTTACTAAAGAGGTGGACAGAAGCTTTGACGAGAAACACCCACGCGTTGACCGGGGGCGGGTGGGCAGCCTTTTCGGTTgcttcctgcagcgccgcgaagagaacTCGATCGGGGAGTGTCGTGAAGTCccaagccgccgcgcgggcgtaCGCATGGTGGAGCAGAGAAGGGTGATCAAATTTCacagcgaagcgccgcaggtacgtcgtcgcttcctctgcctccgaTTCGCTGCTACCGCTGTCAGTCCACGGCGCCATCGAACCTCCTTTGCGTTTGCGCGTAAACAACAtctgcgaagacgccgaggagatcTGCTTCAAGcctgggcggcggccgaaATACGGCCCCTGTGTGGCGTCCCCATGTTCAGCCTCAGGGTCGACGCCTCCAAGAGGGTTGCCACCCTCCACGTAGTTCGCCGAGAGCTTCTTTCGTCCTGAGAGTCCGCGCACCTTCAAAGAAGAGAGTGTCGCGGCTCTCTGTCGGCGGGCGACCTCCGCCTGGAgccggtcgcggcggagcgcgtaaagggaggcgagctgcgagTCCAGGGCTTCCTGCACTTcacagaggagagacgggcgcgcgaggaatCGCGTAAGGCGCACAACTATCCAGGCGGGCTGGCTACTCACCGCGACCACTGGGGCTCTTCTTCCCGGTCCACTGCGGCGAAATCTCCCTGGGTCACTTCCCTCTGCCTCTGACGCGTCACTGTGCCGGAGATTGTCTCTCAACTTCTCTTTGAGGCCTTCGGGTCGCAGCGTCTCGTTCTCGCTTTCGCTGTCCGTCCGTACCTCGTCAGACGTGGCCCAAGCCAGGGGCTCCATCTTGTTCGAGAAAAGGAACAGCACAAGCGCGGTGACTAACACACGGCGCTGggacgccctcgcccgccacCCCCCTGCGGGGACCCGCGGCAAAGAAGCGGAGCGACAAGGGGGCCAGAAGCAGGACGAGGAAATGAGCGACGTCGGCTCGAGCCCGATCTTCTCCCCATCCTGGAGTCGCTCCGAAACTCAGAGCGTTTCGCTCGCGATCTGGATGAGCGCCGGTGTGTCAGTTCAGGTGGCGAGGGAGGACAAGACAAAAGCTTGTCTCCATAAAGAagcctaaaccctatattTTGAAATACGGTAAAATATTGAGCATAATCGCAGGCATAAGTCGCGCGGGCCTCAGGCCAAGCAGCTAAGGTCAAGGGACACCGACTGTTTTCCCCAAAGCCCGCAAACGCCCCCAAGCCGAGTCCGCGACacggcgggcgagccgcaCGCAGAGCAGGCCTTATCGAAATGCCGCTACAGGCGAGATCTAAGCCTCCTCCATGGTGGGAGAGGGATATTCGAAAGCTGCACTTTTCTCGGGACAAGGTCAATGCGGCTCACAGGAAGAGTCGGTACAGACGATGAATTGTCTGAAGGAGCCTACGGGACGAGACTGACAGTTGCGAAGGTAAAGTCGCTCCGGTAATCCTGCACGCAGACTGTGAAGTGCCGAAGGAATACCAATTGCATACGGGGAGTCCAACGTCAGAAGCACGCTTCATCCACTGGTGGAATACAGAGGCAGCCAGAAACCGTTTGGAGCGGAGCGCTGCGCGGGCGGTACGCGCCAGTAGGGAGAGCCAGAAAGGGGACGACTACGTCAAGAGGTAGAAAAAGACGTAGTATGCTCTCAGATTCGCGGCAGCATGGAGGGAAGGTGGGAGGCTCGAGCTGTACTCGCCATTGCTTTCTAAAGCCCTGTTAACAGAACGGGCAGCATCAGCATGACGCGGACGATAGGCAACGGGCCCGGCGAGGCACGCGGGTCGATCGATCTTGGCAAGAGGAGAAATAAGCGCCGAGAGTGCGGTGGGCAGCACCCACACacggcgcggacggcgtgGCACAGATCTCGCTAAATTTCCTTTAATTCTTTCTTTGACAAAATTGTAGAGCTGCGGGCATCGGACTGCTAGCAATGATGTGGGTCACCGCTGCTGGGCACGCGCCACTGCAACGGGCACGCGGGGTCTCGCGCGTTGTCTAGCCTGGCTTCAGCACTGGAGTCGAGAAGAACGAGTGGCGCGAAAACAGCTCACAGAATGGAATGCTCATTCTCAGATGTTTCCACTTCAGTTTGCAAGCCTACTGGTCCAAAGGAGGCGTTCTCTGTCCGCCAGCTGAGTCGCCCCTACAGTCGGCAGTCAGCGAACCGACGTctcgaggcccgcggcaGTGAGCGGCGAAGACTACCTCCAGTGGAGGAAGAAACGCAACGAGAATGAGTCCACTGTCAGAGATGCACGGCAGCTCGGCTCTCAGGTTTATACGCTAGCCTTTCTGACATGTATGTCGTGTTGCCTTGCTGCGGTCAGCTGAGACCAGAATAGCGTAGTCGCCACCAGCCTGATGATGGCCGTGCACGGGTGAAAAACGGCCTCTACAAAGTTGTCACACGTGTCGCTGGCTAATTCAAGAAGTGTGCAGGAAAAGCGATGCATGACAAGCTTCACTGACAAGCTTCTTAGTCTGGATCCTCCCGTCATTCAGAGTCTGTAGTGCGAATATGTGTTTTCTGCCGTGATGTATGTAGTATGCGGCCGTCTGCAGACGAGCCTGGTACGCAAGTCTATTCATGTACGGTTGCACGCAAAAGTGCATATTTGAATTGATTTGAAACTTTGTTGTACATATTTCGGCGAATGTAGCTCCGCGAAAGGCGCAAAGCGACAATGTCCAGAATCTACGCGCGGAACGGTTATATATGGCGCGAGTCGTAACAAGGGCTTCCCTAGGCAATTGTAGTCGCACTCCGGCAGGTCTAGT
This DNA window, taken from Besnoitia besnoiti strain Bb-Ger1 chromosome III, whole genome shotgun sequence, encodes the following:
- a CDS encoding hypothetical protein (encoded by transcript BESB_048280) yields the protein MEPLAWATSDEVRTDSESENETLRPEGLKEKLRDNLRHSDASEAEGSDPGRFRRSGPGRRAPVVAVSSQPAWIVVRLTRFLARPSLLCEVQEALDSQLASLYALRRDRLQAEVARRQRAATLSSLKVRGLSGRKKLSANYVEGGNPLGGVDPEAEHGDATQGPYFGRRPGLKQISSASSQMLFTRKRKGGSMAPWTDSGSSESEAEEATTYLRRFAVKFDHPSLLHHAYARAAAWDFTTLPDRVLFAALQEATEKAAHPPPVNAWVFLVKASVHLFSKSSRDRFRGGPLPGLFSGKASFESTSLSSPCSQFAVKPSSPYSHYSPPMQLRQGVRGSRGEDSGAKAFFGLSKQADSESPEGRAAEASGEGVGAGAQPGDMVTGPMYRHNAGHIANAGGCISACAMAVSNMGTRVLKLQPELCRRAANDDRSARGTPEAMDALVENPFSGGDLPVALPCTFSPLLLRPMYENYSSETVPLPPRPTKRRDLEEVTRGESSSPSWSSSADETTTSEVSETSSGSESVLRGPKRQGKKSLEGRETVVVLNLYASCVACLPAPRGAETVPQPVLIATSVVRLFKHKHEEYRGHFCQPLYAPRRPRLASGDAYAAPPAANTSRARRKGAGFRPDSEVESDLAEDDAPRGSPQKPDREGTLPDSGFDGGIIGGYFLAGRNEAPKFTLDGGALRMLDDDDDPLQANQRSGRFVETNALKRDPRDAATTLNWMRMFGLWRGGVFLARGEAAAHSQGESDEEFAFRRATEADYDLALFQHHFLQLEAIEQATESRRNRRQRRMRMRMQRRRASLANEAPQPERDMRVAPGQRHNTRVASERGQSRTGGGRRLTKGRLQGLFSSSSLSHAAADSTERLPSSLPSRRRSLFSEATTCSRTERAGKRTDSGKPGHEAKGTNTPGTDTQKSECQEQATRRGEEAEAPDARGVLDGTTLPQGTPPGRQPSLKSREFRALEAEQEEWERRREERDQLRLKPLTLAVESLLNEKGEIVLCNGASHAAKRVAEGAGPAMKPGGARPPLEAPRPGLHEAQESIRRQVEALAHRYSGRQRDLGHRGGGWLNVALKENAERRVKNRGEARDSLAALPSHALPELEVETAVMRHHKSQQGLGEDTALEDERGRNRFLAPAYLTGKSWPSQQRALLALEKQQRLEARWVAATASRLRWAGSSGKDAPTPERPAADPPRRTEAHSRGEREAAARRERHLERKPHHVSPPHRLPSCSRIRARGAAEPIRESKIQSLSPAPQRPPEREREMRTPGSSVARPVKPHAAAPWEPPPKPLRPPRLSPLPAGLSGYPSRSSELPASPPASLGAHASSPARFQLLVSPPPSLVLPVPQAAESASVRGGGPSASLQPPRDEHRLRTWTVQLLRNLQRLHATGRSQRDLHQARSLRQPVPLHLPAKNERLCAAMRGRARLTLPQTASPSSAMAASPSPRAPCSPSCQVKARLGLPCPYRILRQRPERRRAGEGTAKAAADSSRRGPGEDDADSQRVALPPGVPLCYLPPEELLPAFQGATAGMRTTADMWQLGVLLFEVLAGRPLFEANSVEDLRATLGTRGVLGEAFLTGLSDADCSFVCQDFIASLLQLSPSERPTAAEALRHPWFLS